A genomic window from Anguilla rostrata isolate EN2019 chromosome 14, ASM1855537v3, whole genome shotgun sequence includes:
- the LOC135239236 gene encoding transmembrane protein 230-like — MMPSRSSAAAATPLGKVKYSRVADNEDGYIDLQFKRSPPKVPYKAIALAAFLFLIGSLLIIIGTLLLTGYIQVSHPDRTVPVLIIGILVFLPGFYHLRIAYYASKGYRGYSYEDIPDFDD, encoded by the exons ATGATGCCCTCCCGGAGCAGTGCGGCCGCGGCGACGCCGCTGGGCAAAGTTAAATATTCCAGGGTGGCGGATAACGAGGACGGTTACATCGATCTGCAG TTCAAGAGGAGCCCGCCCAAAGTTCCTTATAAGGCCATTGCCCTGGCTGCATTCCTCTTCCTGATTGGCTCTCTGCTGATTATTATCGGAACCCTCCTCCTGACAGGGTACATTCAAGTCTCG CACCCTGACCGCACCGTACCTGTCCTCATCATCGGAATCCTCGTCTTCCTTCCTGGTTTCTACCACCTCCGGATCGCCTACTATGCCTCCAAGGGTTACCGTGGTTACTCCTATGAGGACATCCCGGATTTTGACGATTGA